The Deltaproteobacteria bacterium genome segment CCTGCTCATTCCTCACGACGAGTTCCTGCGTATTTTTCGCGAGTTCCCCGAAGTCGGCTTCGAACTGACGCTCGATCTCGCCGCGCGTCTGCGCGCCGCCCATGACGTCATGCACGCGATGGCCACCGACTCGGTCGACCGCCGCGTCGCGAAGTGTCTCGTGCGTCTTGCGGAGCGCGCCGGCAACGAAAACGGCGCACTCGTACGCTTCGGCTTTCCGATCCGACGGCGGGATGTCGCCGCGATCTCCGGCACGACCGTGGAAACCGCGATCCGCGTGCTCGGCGACTTCCGGAGACATCACTGGGTCGGCGGCGG includes the following:
- a CDS encoding Crp/Fnr family transcriptional regulator — its product is MRRHLLTNVFVFSGLDDRALSFIEKASEERTYAEGEHVFREGDPPSWFPILLAGHVKLWKRAKGEREVILRIVHAGDVFGELATFSEHPYSASATALSSAHVLLIPHDEFLRIFREFPEVGFELTLDLAARLRAAHDVMHAMATDSVDRRVAKCLVRLAERAGNENGALVRFGFPIRRRDVAAISGTTVETAIRVLGDFRRHHWVGGG